Part of the Paenibacillus terrae HPL-003 genome is shown below.
TGTTGCAGGCAGATACACAGATTCCAAGAACTTCTATGCTGCATCTTTATACAACAAGAAGGGTGGAGCACTTGAAATTCGCAAAAAGGTAAACGGTTCTATGAAGACACTGGCTACCAATAACAAATACAAACTGGACACCAATACCTGGTACAAAGTGAAGCTGGAGCTGTCCGGTTCGGAAATTAAGATGTATGTCAATGATCAACTGGAGCTGACCGCAACAGATTCCAGCCTTGCTTCGGGAGCCATTGGTTTGGTAACCTCCAAGGCGGTTGCCCAGTTCGATAATGTTATCGTATCCGGCGCTTCAACTGAAACAGATACAGGTACAACACCTGCGAATCCAACACCAGGTACAGATAAACCAACTCCTGGGGTAGATAAAAACGTAACCTCCAATAATAACTTTAATTTGGCTGGCTTCTCCTATGGTAATCCAGGTGGCGGGGAAATTAAGGAAACCGATGCCAATTACAAAAAAGTTTACAACGCTGTAGATCTCAACGAAGCACTTAAGAAAGGTACTAAAGTGAAGGTTATTGAGATTATGAACGATCTCGACCTCGGCTGGAATGAACTCCCTAGTGCTGCCAAGGTGATGCCTTTTAGTGCCAACAACCCTGTGCTGACAAATCCTGTTCTGAAGAAAACAGGTGTGAGCAAAATCTATATAGAAAACTTGAGTGGAATCACGATTTTCTCGGCAAATGGCGCTAAAATCAAACATGCCGGCTTTGTTATCAAAAGAAGCTCTAATTTGATTTTCCGTAACCTCGAATTTGATGAGCTTTGGGAGTGGGATGAAGCAACCAAAGGGAATTATGACAAAAATGACTGGGATTATATCACGGTTGAAGGCCAAAGCTCCAAAGTATGGATTGACCATTGTACATTCAACAAAGCATATGATGGCTTGGTAGATGTGAAAAAAGGCAGTAACGGAGTCACCATTTCCTGGTCCTTGTTCAAAGGAGATGACCGCAGCTCCAATAGCTGGGTGACCCAACAGGTTAACGCTATGGAAGCAGACAAATCTTCCTACCCTATGTACGCTTATTTGAGAAGCAGTGCAGTAGGCTTGAGTAAAGAAGATATCATTGATATCGCAGCAGGACAAAAGAAAGCGCATCTGATCGGTGCTACTGAAATGGCTGCCGACAATGCCGATTTGGAAGTTACGTTGCACCATAACTACTACAAGGATATTCAAGACCGTATGCCTCGTTTGCGTGCTGGTAATGCCCATGCCTATAACATCGTTATGGACGATGCCGGATTGGCTAGAGCCAAGAGCAGAATTACTTCTGACATGGCTAAAGCGATTGCTGCCAAAGGATACCATTTTGACGTCGTGGGTAATGGTGCGATTTCAACTGAGAATGGCGCGGTATTGCTTGAAAAATCATATTTAATTGATGTATTTTCTCCAGTTCGTAATAATCAAAAAGACCCTAAAAAAGATGACTACACTGGCAAAATCAAAGCAGAAGATGTTATCTTCTCTGACAACGGTAAAGTATTTAGAGGGGGCAGCGACGATGCAAACAGCCCGTTAGCTCCGTATCCTGCGAAGGCCAAGGATTTCTCCTGGAATGGATTCACAAAATTGCCATACAGCTATACAGCCGAAAATCCTGAAAACCTGGTTGCTCAATTGCAGGGCAAAGATGGAGCAGGTGCAGGCAAGCTGAACTGGCCGAGTGAAAACTGGCTTAAAACAGTATACAAGGCAGTTGCTTCAAAGGGTACAAAAACGGTGGAAGATTCCGAATAAATATATTGGAAAAATAGCTTTGGAATAAGAAGCGGCCAGGACAGATATACTCTGCTCCTGGCTGCTTCTTTTCGTATACATTTTCAGGACGCATGCGGCAAGCTCTTAACCGATGACGACAAACGAGGACACACCAGCAGGTACCGATCTGACCCGGAACAACGTTCCATCGTCTCTAAAGGTACGCAGAACAAAAGGCTGGTTCGTAGGTGTGCGTACATTGTTGAATCGGACGGTGCCGAAACTATCGAAATTAGCAGCTTGCACAAAGCTTCCATCTGTACGCCGGAGGACTGCAAAAAATCCCGTTGTAATAAAAGGTACTCCGTCATTACGAGCCCAGATGACGGTAAACCGACTAAAGGTTTGTGTAGGACTCACATTGCGATATTTCGTAACAGGAACCTTTCTGCCCGTAGACTTCAAGGTTTGAGGAGGACGAATGGCCACTTCATATCAACTCCTTTGTTGTGATGTGATAGTAGATGCACACAAAGGAGTTTCGGACCGTGCTATAAACTACTTTTCAAAAAAAATAGATTTATAGTTCTCATCACGCCCAGTTGCGACGTAGTGTAAAGAGTTCTTTTAGCGCGTCTGTCGACAGCTCGGTAATCCAGCCCTCAGTGCTGGAAATGATTTGATCGCTAAGCTGCTGCTTGCTCTCTAGCATTTCATCAATGCGTTCCTCCAGAGTTCCAAGGGAGATGAACTTGTGCACCTGTACGTCTTTCGTTTGTCCCATCCGGTAGGCGCGATCTGTGGCCTGATTTTCAACAGCCGGATTCCACCAGCGATCGAAGTGAAAAACGTGGTTGGCAGCTGTCAGATTCAGACCCACCCCTCCGGCCTTGAGCGACAAAATAAATACGGACGGCTGCTCGTCTGGCAGCAGTGTGTGAGATTGGAACTGATCAATCATCCGGTCACGGGCCGTTTTGGACGTACTGCCGTTGAGGTAGAGCACTGGCTCTTGCAGCTCTTGAGCGATCACCTGCTGGAGCATTCGACCCATGCCAATATACTGCGTGAAAATAAGGCAGCGCTCACCTTCCTCCCGCAGCTCCTTGACCATGGCCAGAATACGCTCCAGCTTGGATGAACGGCTGATGACTGCTTCGAAATCGGGCTGACTATAGCCGGAAACCGTGGCATCCAGGGCGGCTTCTTTGGTTAAGAGAGCAGGATGATCACAAAGCTGCTTCAACTGGGTAAGGGCAGATAATATAGCGCCTTTTCGCTCAATCCCCTCCAGCTTCTGCATCCGTTCCATGAGTTCTTTGACAATTTGGTCATAGAGCGCTCCCTGCTCGGAGGTGAGGTGAATGTACGTTTTCATCTCATTCTTCTCGGGCAAATCAAGCTGTATAGCCGGATCTTTCTTCTTGCGTCGCAGCATGAAGGGCTGAACCAGTTTTTGCAGGTCTACCGTTCGTTGCTCGTTATGTTCTTTCTCAATGGCATTGATGAACCGATTGCTGAAGGCGCGTGCGCTGCCCAGATAACCGGGATTGATAAAATCATAAATCGACCATAGCTCGGACAGCCGATTTTCGATAGGCGTCCCGGTTAGCGCTATACGATGCCGAGCAGGGAAGCTGCGAACAGCACTGGATTGCTTGGTTTGCGCATTTTTAATGTTCTGCGCTTCATCCAGGCAAACCGAGTCCCAGGTTATGCTTTGCAGCAGCTCTTGATCAAGGGTTGCTGTCGCAAAGGATGTCAGGATGACGTCGGCTTGCTCGACTTCTTCGTGGAACAATTCCCCCTGATCCCGCTTGCTTCCATAGTGGAGCATGACCTTCAATGAAGGGGCAAATCGGCTGAGTTCCTTCTGCCAGTTGCCCAGCACCGAAGTCGGGCAAATCAGTAGCGAACTGGAGCGAACGCCCGTCTCTGCGGCGATGTCCTGTAGATGTAGCAAATAGGCAATAAACTGCACCGTTTTGCCAAGCCCCATATCATCGGCAAGACAGGCGCCCAGTCCAAAGCGTCGTAAAAAGGCAAGCCACGCGTATCCATCCCGCTGATACGTCCGCAGCTCGGCTCGCAATCCGTCCGGCACCTCCAGTGCGGGCCATTCCGATTGCCGCCCAAGCTGGCTAATCAGCTTCAGCAGGTGCCCGTTCAGCTCAACCTCCAGTCGGAAGCGTGCCGCATCCTCCGGCTGTTCTCCCGTAGCGTCGCTCTCCGTCTCATCGGCGTTGCCGAGCAGGTGTAGCTGTAGGATGTCCTGAAACGACAATCCCTGAGTGCTGTCGATCCCGGCCATGGCCCGACGGATTTGCGCCAGCAGCGCGGGATCGAGTGCGATCCATTGCCCGCGGAAGCGCACCAGCCGCTCGTTGCGGGCCACCAGTTCGGCGAACTCTGACTCGCTCAGATCAGCATCGCCAATGGCAACACGCCAATCGAACTGGACAATCGAGTCCAGTCCGAACAGCGAGCCGCCCTTCGCGCGCTCGCTCCCACCTTCGCCCGGGCGAACCTTGGCCCGCAGCTTCGGCTTCTTACGGGTGGCTGCTTCCCACCAAGCGGGCAGCAGCACCTGCCAACCGCCTTCCAGCAAGCGATGGCTGTCGGTCGTTAGGAATTGCCACGCCGCCTCGTCGGAGAGCGGGCGATCCAGCACGTCATCGCGGCTTCCAGTCCGCTGCCCGGCGGGCAAAATTGCGGTCAAGCGCTCCAGCCATCCGGCTGAGCGCTCACGCACATGGGCCGTCCACGCATCGGGCCACAGGCCGGACGCATGCCCATCATCGGCGAGCTGTACAGGCACCAGCAGCGCTGGGTCCTGCTTGTCCTGCAACACAAGCTTGAGCTGCCACGACGACTCGTCGTTCTCTGGCTCTGGCTCCAGCAGTTGCAGAAGCGGCCGGAAGGGCGCGGTATCGGCCTTCCAGCCGATAGCGATAAGCCATGCCCGCGCATCCAGACCTGTCGCGGCCGGGCGGTTTTGGGAGAAGAGAATGGGGTATTCTCTTCGCAAATCGGCGGCTTCCGCCTCGGTGCCGTACCAGCGTTGAAACACGGCGGCCGAGAACGCCGCAGCCAGCCCTTCGTGCTCGTCCTTCTCCAAGCTGTTAAGCAGGGAAATCTCTGCCAGATCAGCGTTTTCCAGCTTTTTCTCCGACTCTAATACCTCTAGCGCCCCCGGTGCCTCCAGTGCTTCCGCATCCCAAATCCATTGCAGCTTTCCCGCCTGAAATGCTGTGAAGCTGGGTACATAAGAATTCGCTTCAATGGAATGGGCAAGTAGAGGGATCAACCGAAGCCACGGGGCATTGTCCTCGTCCCAGATCCATTCGATGTGCTCCAGCAAATTGGGTTCTGCCAGAAAAGGAATCACCTGCTCCGAGGGCAGGAGAATAATATCCGTGTCCTGAACGTGTTGAATCTCCAGCTCGGTGCCATAGAAAGAAGCCTCGTGCCAGGCAAACAAACGCTGCTTCAACATTTGACCGGAAATGCTGTAGTTCATGGAGGAATCGCCATAAATAAGTGCGTCTCCATAGGTGGTTAACTGGATGTGTACCGTAATTGTCTCCGTATATTGGCTCATGATAACAATTTCCCTTTCCGCAATTCCTCCTGTAGCGCCCGCAGGCGGCTATGGCGGCTGGTGAAGGTCGTGAAGAACAGCTCCCAGCGCGGCTCTTGCTTCATTTTTTTGTATAGCTTGAACAGCCGCTTCAACAGCTTGACTGCCGCTTTGTAGCTGGATCTGTTTTTTTCCAGCACATATCGTTCCACCGCCTGGTGGTAAAAGGGTAGCAGCAGCTCAGGCGCGTTCTTTTCAATGGGCTGCAACACGCTCACCCGGAAACTCAAAGGTTCGCTGCGCATACTTAACTGGTAGTCAATCCATTGCCGCCATCTGTCATGGGCAAGCAGTGCTTCTTCATACATTCCCCCGGCAAAAGGGAGCATTCCGACCAGTGTGTCCCACATTTCCTGTTCCGCTTCTGGAAGGTGCTGCAAAACCATATCCCAATCGTTCATATAATCGTGCAAATGATCGTCCCGATGACTGTGAAGTAAGGGACCGATATGCCGTAGTCCGTCCTTGAGGCGTGACCATTCCTCAGCTTCACGTAAGGCATGTAAGAACAAAAGCAGTTGGCTGGAAGAGATTTTTAGCGGAAAAGCCTTTTCGGCCTCCTCAAGCAGCGCCCAAGCTTGTTCATCCTGCGACTGGTAAAAATACATCCAGCTTTGGGCCAGCATCCAGGGAAGCTGGGCCAACGTTGTGCCAAGCTCACCCTCAGCCGCCCGTAAATGCTGTAATTCCTCCGCATATATGCTGGAAGTGGAATCTTTCTGCTGGGGACGCATCCAGTTTAGCCAAAATCGGTAATACGCGTCTGAAAAATAAGTGCCGCTACGCGATTCTGTCAGCATTTTTCGGCGTAAATAGGCCAAGGTCTCTGCCATGCGTGCTTCTTGCATCGGTTCATCTGTTAGGGCAAGCTCGCTCTCAAAATCACGCTCGATAGCTTCTTTAAGCTCATCTGCGGCGATTTGCGTGTAATACCCCATATAGGAATGAGTGGGATAACCCGGCATGGGTGCCTGAGGGACCAGTTTTTCCAGCACACGCAGATGAGCGTGCAGTCCGTACAACTGTTGCATGCCGGGTGAAAGTGGCGGCTTCACAGCATATATCGAAGCTAGAGCGCTTTGGACATATTGGGAATTTTGCGTATTCATGTGGATAAGGGAGATGCACTGATCGAACAGGTCATGCCATTCCGAGACAGGCATATCCGATATGCGGCTTGCTGTTTTGCTGAGCGTGTTCCTGGCAGTCTGCTTGCGATCTGGTGAAGGAGCGGACCGGGAAGCAGGCGCGGTGGTGCGCACGTCAGATTGGACAGCCAGCCGGGTGAAGCCCGTTGAATGGGCGTTCACCAACGCATGTACGGAACGCTCCTGCACATTCGCATAATTCAGCAGTACGGCGATCATATGCTTGCAGTTCTTATGAACCGGACATGTACATCGGCTGGCAGCAAAAGCGCTCAAGTGGAGATCCACCTCGTAAAGCTCGCTTCCATCTACGACCGAAACGATATGGTCGGCGTCAGACATTGTAAATTCTTTTACCTTTCCTTGCTTGAAATATTGAAAGCCGCGTTTAATCGTCACGTCATTAAAATGGTCAGCTACGTTTTGGATAAGCTGCTGCCACTGTATATCATCCATAAGATAGGTTGGTTTTTTCATATGCATTAGTCTCCTAAGAGAGAATAGTCAATCCGATGACAGCTTAACTCTTCCATTATATCAGTTCAGGACAGTAAATTGAGGTGGAGGGAGCAGATGGAAAGTGTATTATAAATATAAAATAAATATTACTAATAATTTAGTGTTGATGATCCTGTTTAGGGATTGCTTCTAGTGAATCTAAATCAGTGGTGTTATTTGATAAACTTGTTTATAAGAGGAGGGGAAATATGTCATTTTTGTATAGCTACGATATTCACCTGCCCAGCCAGCTTGATCCTAACCGCACGTATCCGACCATTTTTACACTGCACGGTAAAGGGTCCAATGAACAAGACATGTACGGAGTTGTGGAGCCGCTGTCGGAGGAATTTATTATCATCGGCATTCGAGGAGATCTACCTATGGGCGGGGGATTTCAATATTATGAGCTGAAAAGTCTGGGCAATCCGCTGCGCGAGCAGTTTGATCGGGCTATCGAGCAGCTTCAGGCATTCGTACAATATGCCACAGATAAGTATCCGGTTGATCCTGGCAAACGGTATTTCCTCGGGTTCAGTCAGGGCGCGATTTTGTCGATGTCGCTTGCACTTACGCTGGGCAACCCATTGAAGGGGATTGTGGCGATGAACGGCTATGTGCCTGATTTTGTGAAAACGGAATACGCGCTGCAAAGCACGGAGGACGTATCCGTATTTATTTCCCATGGCGAATACGATTCCGTATTTCCAGTGAGAATCGGCCATGAGACGGCGGCGTATTTCCAGACCCGAACTTCTCACTGCACATTCAAAACATACCCGACAGACCACGGTGTCTCACCCGACAACCAGCGGGATGTGCTCCAATGGCTGCGTGAGGATGCTACTTTACATTAGCTTGATTGCGATACAAAGTACCTGAAAATGATATACTAATGTCAAATAACATATTATATGATGCCCGATTATGGACAATTTGTCTTACTTCAAATACAGGATATTTTAATGGAGGTGTCTGAGATGCGATGGGAAGAAGTTAAAGAACGTTTTCCCAATGAATGGGTCGTACTTGAGGCAACCAAAGCCTATTCAAAGGATGGTCTGCGTTTCATTGAAGAAATGACCGTAATTGATACATTCGATGATTCGACTAATGCTTTTAAGCGGTATAATGAGCTGCACAGAGTAGATCCTCAGCGTGAGTATTGTTTTTTCCACACCTCTCGTGCCAAGGTTACGGCAAAAGAACGCTATGTGGGGATCAGGGGGCCTAGACGAACATTACAGAAATATATGAGCTTCCCTTTGTCAAGGTCAAAGTAACATTTAGGGGAGAAGAGTTAACTTTAAGCAAAATGCTGCTAGATACTGGTTCTGCCAGCACGCTTCTGAATGCAGATATAGTACGAGAAATAGGAATGGTTCCAGAAGGAAATGATGATGTTGATATTATACGAGGCGTGGGTGGTGTAGAATATGTCTACACTAAATTTCTGGATTCCATTACACTCGAAGAATCGACACTCAAGAATTTTCAGGTGGAAATTGGAAGTATGGATTATGGTATGCAGATTGATGGGATACTGGGCTTTAATTTCCTCAAATTGGTTGGAGCCGTTATTGATGCTAAAGCAATGGAAGTAAGAGTTTGTATGTCAAAGACGAAATAAAAAGACTGGTGGATCAGTCCACCAGCCAACCAATTCACTTTTATAAGGCATCCGTTTGTACAAACTCGCTAAAATGATCCTCCAACATCCTCAAAGACAGCTCGGCGGTTGTAGCGACCATCATATCGGCTCCTTGCATTTGCAAGGGCGTGCCTACACCGACTGCGAACATTCCTGCACTCTTGATCGCTTGTATGCCCGCCTGAGCGTCCTCTATACCGATACAGTCGGCAGGCTGAACACCCAGATTTGCGGCCCCGGTGAGGAAAATTTCCGGATCAGGTTTGCCATGCCGAATGGCGGTAACATCCACCACACTGTCAAAATAGTGCGTCAGCTCCAGCCGCTCCAGGATAAACGCTGCATTTTTGCTCGCGGAGGCCAACGCAATCCCAATCCTGGCGTCGCGTAACTCCGTCAGAAGTGCATGGATGCCTGGTAGTACGTCTGCCGGAGTCACAGCCGAGATGAGCCGTTGGTACTCGGTGTTTTTTCGTGCGGCCAGTTCTCGCTTGTCTTCGTATGAATACGCTTCGGATCGGTTGCCACGCCCCAATATTTTGTCGAGTGACTCTGTGCGGCTGATTCCTTTGAGCTGCTCATTAAATTCCCGATCAAAAGGAATGCCCAACGTCGCCGCCAAGCTGCCCCATGCCTGAAAATGATATTCGGCGGTATCTGTAATCACGCCGTCCAAGTCAAAAATCACTGCCTTCATGTGCTTCCCCCCTTGTCTGCCCGTATTATGAAACACTGTTCGTCATTAACGGCTGCCCATGGGTAATGTGCGTTGGCTGTCCATACAGCTCCAGCGTCAGGGGGGCTCCGTCCAACAGCGTAATGATCACTTCATCTTTCTGCACAAGAATACTCAGCAAGCGACCGCGATAGTTGATTTTAAACGTATATTTGCTCCAGCCCTGAGGTAGGAAGGGGGAAAAGCTCAACGTTTCACGATACGTTCTCATCCCGGCAAAACCCTGCACAATCGCCAGCCAGCTTCCTGTCATGGAAGTAATATGCAGTCCGTCCTCGGTATCGTTATTATAATTATCCAGATCCAGACGAGCCGTCCGTTGATACATCTCGACTGCTTTATCCTCCATTTTGAGCTCGGCAGCCAGCACGGCGTGAATGGACGGAGACAGACTGGATTCATGAACGGTCATCGGCTCATAAAATGCAAAATGGCGTTCTTTTTCCTCCAGCGTGAACTGATCTCCGAAGAAATACAGACCCTGTAGCACATCCGCCTGCTTGATGAAGCAGGAACGGAGGATTTTATCCCATGACCATTTCTGATTTAGCGGCAGATTACTCGGATCGAGGGAGGATACAGGCTGCAAATCCTTATCCAGAAAGGTATCGTGCTGTACAAATATGCCCCGTTCCTCATCGTAGGGATAGTACATGCGGTTGATGATATCCTGCCAATGCCCAAGCTCATCCGCGGTAACAGCCAGCTTCTCTGATTTCTCTGCCGGAATTTGAGGCAAGACCGATAACGTATATTTTAAAACCCACGCAGCCAATGTATTGGTATACCAATTGTTATTGACGTTGTTTTCGTATTCGTTCGGTCCGGTAACCCCGTGGATCATATACTGCTGATGGCGATGGGAAAAATGAACCCGGTCGGCCCAGAAGCGGCTGATTTCGACGAGTACATCGATTCCGTAGTCCTGCAAATAGGCCAAGTCGCCCGTATAGTTGGTGTAATTGTAAATGGCATACGCAATGGCCCCGTTACGGTGAATTTCCTCGAAGGTAATTTCCCATTCGTTGTGACACTCCACACCCGTAAAGGTGACCATAGGATACAATGCCCCCCGCAGTCCTTGCTGGGCTGCGTTATGCTTGGCACCCTCCAGTTGATGATAGCGGTATAGCAGCAGGTTTTTAGTTACGTCGGGATCTGCCAGCGCCAAATACATGGGTACAGCGTACGCCTCCGTATCCCAATACGTGGCACCGCCATATTTTTCACCCGTAAAGCCCTTGGGGCCAATGTTCAGGCGTGCATCTTCACCGTAGTACGTAGAGAATAGCTGGAAAATGTTAAAACGTATTCCCTGCTGGGCCTCCGTGTCCCCTTCGATTTCAACATCCGCTTTGTCCCAACGTCCGTCCCAAGCGGCGATATGCTCCTGCTTAAGCAGCGCGTATCCTTTGTTCACAGCTTCCACGGCGATGCGTTCAGCTTGTGGAATCAGCGCATCCTTTTCCATGTCACGTGAGGTGGTGACGGCTACGATTTTTTGCAGATGAGCACTGTCACCTGGAGCAACGGTATATTGATAGTGGCGTGCAGCATACAAAAAGCCCTCTTCCGTCGTTTGCTGATCTTGTCCTGCGGTCACAATGCCCATGGTAGCGTTTACGGTAAAACGCGGAATACCAAACGGATTATCTATCGTCGTGGTGGACAGGCTGACGAATTGTTCCTGAACCTCGCGTGCTTCCTCCAGCCAGAACACCTCATCATAGTTAGTGTCCTCATTTCTCGTATTACCGTCCAAATAAGGAACAAGCTCAATCGTTAGAGGCTGCACGCCTATATTGGTTGCCCTGTAATCAATCAGGCATAGTTCACGAGTGGTGATGCTTAGAAAACGTTCCGTGGTGATACGAACCTGACCGTTCACGGTACAGGCGCGCCGCAGGATACCCTGCTTCATGTCCAGTTCCTGCACAAAATCACTGATGTGTGCCGTAAATAAATCCACTTCCTGCTGGTTTATGATCAGACCGATGCCGATAAAATTCATGGCATTGATAACCTTGCCAAAATACTCGGGATAGCCGTTTTTCCACCAGCCAACCTTTGTTTTGTCGGGGAACCAGACACCAGAGATATAAGTTCCTTGATGATGATCACCTGAATAGGCTTCTTCAAAATTGCCGCGCATGCCCATATAACCGTTGCCTATGGACATGATGCTTTCTTGTAATCGCATGTGTGTTGTATGTAGAGTGTGGGTTGTCAGCTTCCAGTTATCTACGTCAAATAATCGGTTATAAACCATGATTGCGTACCCCTCTCGGAAAATGAATTCGTTGTTTTAACGAAATCAGTATATGAGCGAGTTCAGTATATAGTGCAACCGATTGCCCTGTCAACGCAAAAAACTGATTTTATGGATGTCCACAAAATCAGTTTTTGGTTCATTCCTCGGAGGATGGCAGCTTCTGACTGGATTCGCGTTCTACGATCCGGTGGGGAACGATGATATGTTTGGTCAGTTCCTTGGGGTCTTCGATTTTTTCGATCAGACTTTTGGCCGCCTGATAACCAAGGGTGAAGATATCAATATCTACGGAAGTAAGAGGGGGGTTCATCAGCTCAGCCAGCATCAGATTGTTAAAGCTCACCATGGAGAGCTGTTCCGGCATGGACACGCCCAGTTGAGACAGAAATTTCTGTACAGCCATCGCTACAAGGTCGTCATTGACGATCATAGCGGTAGGCGGCGGGGAAACCTGCAATAGCGTCCGTATGTCCTCCAGGGTAAAAGGCTCCCTGACAACGTACTCGTCCGGTAGAGGCAAATGGGCCTCCCGCAGCGCATCCTGATAGCCCCTGAGTCTTTCGGTATTCACAGTGCGTTCATGATCTCCGCCAACATAAGCAATACGCTGATGATTCAGATGGATCAAATAAGTGACCACGTCCTTGGCGGCCTGGTAGTTATCGTTGTCCACATGAGTGGTTTCACTGATAAATTGCTGAGGCTTGCCAATTACAGTGTAGGGTATTTTTTCTCTATGAAAATACTCCACGATTTTATCCTCTTGCTTGGAATACAGGACAATATAGC
Proteins encoded:
- a CDS encoding glycoside hydrolase family 65 protein, with the translated sequence MVYNRLFDVDNWKLTTHTLHTTHMRLQESIMSIGNGYMGMRGNFEEAYSGDHHQGTYISGVWFPDKTKVGWWKNGYPEYFGKVINAMNFIGIGLIINQQEVDLFTAHISDFVQELDMKQGILRRACTVNGQVRITTERFLSITTRELCLIDYRATNIGVQPLTIELVPYLDGNTRNEDTNYDEVFWLEEAREVQEQFVSLSTTTIDNPFGIPRFTVNATMGIVTAGQDQQTTEEGFLYAARHYQYTVAPGDSAHLQKIVAVTTSRDMEKDALIPQAERIAVEAVNKGYALLKQEHIAAWDGRWDKADVEIEGDTEAQQGIRFNIFQLFSTYYGEDARLNIGPKGFTGEKYGGATYWDTEAYAVPMYLALADPDVTKNLLLYRYHQLEGAKHNAAQQGLRGALYPMVTFTGVECHNEWEITFEEIHRNGAIAYAIYNYTNYTGDLAYLQDYGIDVLVEISRFWADRVHFSHRHQQYMIHGVTGPNEYENNVNNNWYTNTLAAWVLKYTLSVLPQIPAEKSEKLAVTADELGHWQDIINRMYYPYDEERGIFVQHDTFLDKDLQPVSSLDPSNLPLNQKWSWDKILRSCFIKQADVLQGLYFFGDQFTLEEKERHFAFYEPMTVHESSLSPSIHAVLAAELKMEDKAVEMYQRTARLDLDNYNNDTEDGLHITSMTGSWLAIVQGFAGMRTYRETLSFSPFLPQGWSKYTFKINYRGRLLSILVQKDEVIITLLDGAPLTLELYGQPTHITHGQPLMTNSVS
- a CDS encoding LacI family DNA-binding transcriptional regulator is translated as MAVTIKDVAKRANVATSTVSRVIQDSPKISEATKARVRKEMKALGYEPNYSAQSLANRVTQSIGIIMPESDVAIFQNPFFPESLRGISEWVNEHNYTLSIVTGKTSDELLSRVKLMTRTGRVDGYIVLYSKQEDKIVEYFHREKIPYTVIGKPQQFISETTHVDNDNYQAAKDVVTYLIHLNHQRIAYVGGDHERTVNTERLRGYQDALREAHLPLPDEYVVREPFTLEDIRTLLQVSPPPTAMIVNDDLVAMAVQKFLSQLGVSMPEQLSMVSFNNLMLAELMNPPLTSVDIDIFTLGYQAAKSLIEKIEDPKELTKHIIVPHRIVERESSQKLPSSEE